The sequence CCCATTGGTATCATGAAACTCAGCGTAGCGGCAGTCTGGAGATCATGGCGGCGCAGGTGAGTGATGCAAGTGACAGCGTCACCAGAAAAGAGAGCCACCACCCGCACAATAGTGAGAGCGTTGCTGAACAAGGTCTTTTTCTGCTGGGGTTAGACGACGGAATTCCCGCCGCCCTCGCGCAAAATTTGCAGCACCACGCCACAGTGTTATCGGCTTCAGATGCTTTGTATCAGGTGCTCTTCCCGCCAATCGTTGATCTAAACCGCAACAATCGCTTTTCACTGTATGACCGCTTAAGCAGTGCATTGACCGTCGCACAGGTGACAGGAGTTCAACGACTTTGCAGCCACTATGCTGCGCGCCTCACGCCACTCTCCAGCCCCGATGCCTCGCGGGAGAGTAATATGCGGCTGACTCAGATCACCCAATATGCTCGCCAGCTCGCCAGTCAACCGACATTGATCGACAGACATGCATTACAGCAGTTGTCAGAGGTTGGGCTAAGTGAAGCGGATATCATTGTTTTATCGCAGATTATTGGTTTTGTTGGCTATCAAGCCAGAGTGGTGGCCGGGCTTTCAGCATTGGCGGGCTATCCCACCGTCATGCTACCGGGCTTCCCACGGATGGAAGATGCCAGCGCAGATTTGATACCGGCGACAGTGCCGCAATGGCAAGGCTGGTTACCCTCATTGGCGACACTGGATAACATCGCCACTGAATCACCATCAGATGAAACCCAAGTCGCCTTGTATGATCTATTGGAACAC comes from Yersinia mollaretii ATCC 43969 and encodes:
- a CDS encoding carboxymuconolactone decarboxylase family protein, with product MVQFRQQDNAHWYHETQRSGSLEIMAAQVSDASDSVTRKESHHPHNSESVAEQGLFLLGLDDGIPAALAQNLQHHATVLSASDALYQVLFPPIVDLNRNNRFSLYDRLSSALTVAQVTGVQRLCSHYAARLTPLSSPDASRESNMRLTQITQYARQLASQPTLIDRHALQQLSEVGLSEADIIVLSQIIGFVGYQARVVAGLSALAGYPTVMLPGFPRMEDASADLIPATVPQWQGWLPSLATLDNIATESPSDETQVALYDLLEHDPQSLSAYKRVTQQQAPQQIPADWLALVALVSARINGSIYCQAHHQQQLTADSSAGYAPIIDVIVTGVDSALATLPVHQMAHPLIFLSAELTRAPERFSHQSIRPLLALGVSHHQLLSLIITAATAGWTNRLRQTLGATV